A genomic stretch from Penaeus vannamei isolate JL-2024 chromosome 6, ASM4276789v1, whole genome shotgun sequence includes:
- the LOC113823769 gene encoding protein SpAN isoform X1, translating to MAFEKTSLCLLLIPCLTLTQIIREEATPDHNIYYESEENTEEPHFVLSHRSNEEVTPDNQIYYEEEQANTEPHFILDRNMDDRANTPKEGFIILPRPFEETNPDRVEAGELFDKDMLLTEAQWRDLALRKGLASQNYRWPEKDDFPYVPYRFIDSEVDQEAVMAGIAHWEQRTCIRFGLTTNFNQPHLKFQKGSGCWSYVGYISASTTGQDISIGFGCTSLGIVAHEIGHAIGFYHEQSRPDRDDSIHINEENIAYGRENNFAKKSDSLVDSQGIPYDYSSDMHYGGFGFSKNGRLTIATVDPRNQELIGRRDGLSHRDTHLANLMYGCIDKWKQACGMDSDPCQNGGYTGVDCSCVCPQGTSGSSCETLEEDYFASQRSDCSARITSPGTVTSPNYPSNYPYGVVCAKWVVAPECKLPRVTFTAFRLSDCWDKLEIRTSNRYDGDFYCGTSIAPGTSFTSTTNELILMFYTRTNYETGWSADVTFIDDPNCSPATTQAPTTQPPTTQPPTTQAPTTQPPTTQSPTTQPPTTQPPTTQPPTTQPPTTQPPTTQPPTTQPPTTQPPTTQPPTTQPPTTQPPTTQPPTTQPPTTQPPTTQPTTTPQPPPSCSLLSASVGVTWLSPYFGNDNYPNNFKCGIRGSTSSPYMATFKMNSFQLQKKKRRQCLDYVGIQIPYNRTVKLCGKRRGAVLVPVLNLRANFVTDNAITDVGFNFSITWEKTGCHQVIELSDDSATGVIQSPRFPKKYPKNSVCEWWIVAPEGKRIQLEFTQINIRDKKCLNAYIAVDRSGKASYLRDDSSLLCAAHKSADVLSDGNTVNVAFAGGRRRSRGFSARYTVV from the exons ATGGCGTTCGAGAAGACCTCCTTGTGTCTACTCCTCATTCCTTGCCTCACGTTGACTCAG ATCATACGCGAAGAGGCGACACCGGATCACAACATCTATTAC GAAAGCGAAGAGAACACCGAAGAACCGCATTTCGTTCTCAGCCAC AGATCCAATGAAGAGGTAACACCAGACAATCAGATATattat GAAGAAGAACAGGCTAACACCGAACCACATTTTATTCTCGACCGC AATATGGATGACCGTGCTAATACACCTAAAGAAGGTTTCATTATTCTG CCGAGGCCCTTCGAGGAGACCAATCCCGACCGAGTCGAGGCCGGCGAGCTGTTCGACAAGGACATGCTGCTGACGGAGGCGCAGTGGAGGGACCTCGCCTTGAGGAAGGGCCTGGCCTCTCAGAACTACCGTTGGCCAGAAAAGGACGACTTCCCATACGTGCCTTACCGTTTCATTGACA GTGAGGTGGACCAGGAGGCAGTCATGGCTGGCATTGCGCATTGGGAGCAGCGAACTTGCATCAGGTTCGGCCTGACCACCAACTTCAACCAACCACACCTCAAGTTCCAGAAAGGTTCCGGATGCTGGTCATATGTTGGGTATATCTCTGCGTCTACCACTGGCCAAGACATCTCCATCGGTTTCGGGTGCACATCT CTCGGTATAGTCGCCCACGAAATCGGCCACGCCATCGGCTTCTACCACGAACAGTCCCGCCCGGATCGCGACGACAGCATCCACATCAATGAGGAAAACATCGCGTACGGAAGAGAAAACAACTTTGCCAAGAAATCCGACAGTCTTGTGGACAGCCAGGGAATTCCATACGATTACTCAAGTGACATGCATTACGGCGGATTT GGCTTCTCGAAGAACGGCCGCCTGACCATCGCCACGGTGGACCCCCGCAACCAGGAGCTGATCGGACGTCGCGACGGCCTGTCGCACCGGGACACGCACCTCGCCAACCTCATGTACGGATGTATCG ACAAGTGGAAGCAGGCGTGTGGCATGGACAGCGACCCCTGCCAGAATGGCGGGTACACGGGTGTAGACTGCTCTTGCGTGTGTCCGCAAGGAACATCCGGGTCTTCCTGCGAAACACTTGAAGAGGATTATTTTG CCTCGCAACGCAGCGACTGCAGTGCGCGCATCACAAGCCCTGGCACGGTCACCTCGCCCAACTACCCGAGTAACTACCCTTATG GAGTGGTATGTGCCAAGTGGGTTGTGGCACCTGAGTGCAAGCTGCCCAGAGTCACCTTCACTGCCTTCAGGCTCTCCGACTGTTGGGACAAGCTGGAGATTCGAACCAGCAACCGCTACGATGGCGACTT CTACTGCGGGACCAGCATCGCCCCGGGTACCTcgttcacctccaccaccaacgaGCTCATCCTGATGTTTTACACAAGGACCAATTACGAGACGGGTTGGTCTGCGGACGTCACTTTCATCGACGACCCCAACTGCAGCCCTGCTACCACTCAAGCACCAACCACTCAGCCACCGACCACACAGCCACCAACCACTCAAGCACCAACCACTCAGCCACCAACCACACAATCACCGACCACTCAGCCACCAACCACACAACCACCAACCACTCAGCCACCAACCACACAACCACCAACCACTCAGCCACCAACCACACAACCTCCAACCACTCAGCCACCAACCACACAACCACCAACCACTCAGCCACCAACCACACAACCACCAACCACTCAGCCACCAACCACACAACCACCAACCACTCAGCCACCAACCACACAACCACCAACCACTCAACCAACAACTACACCTCAACCCCCGCCAAGCTGTTCATTGCTCTCAGCCAGTGTAGGAGTCACTTGGCTTTCTCCATATTTTGGCAATGACAACTACCCCAACAACTTCAAGTGTGGAATCAGAGGAAGCACC TCATCACCCTATATGGCCACCTTCAAGATGAACTCCTTCCAGCTGCAGAAGAAGAAGCGTAGGCAGTGCCTTGACTACGTTGGGATTCAGATTCCTTACAATAGGACCGTGAA GCTCTGCGGCAAAAGGAGAGGGGCCGTCCTTGTCCCGGTCCTGAATCTAAGGGCCAACTTCGTCACCGACAACGCTATAACGGACGTCGGTTTCAACTTCAGCATCACATGGGAAAAAACTGGATGTCACCAAGTCATCGAACTTTCGGACGACTCCGCGACGGGCGTCATCCAGAGTCCGAGATTCCCGAAGAAATATCCCAAGAATTCCGTCTGCGAGTGGTGGATTGTG GCACCCGAGGGTAAAAGAATTCAACTGGAATTCACACAAATCAACATTCGGGACAAGAAGTGCCTTAATGCTTACATCGCAGTGGACAGGTCGGGCAAGGCCTCCTACCTGAGGGACGACAGCTCGCTTCTCTGCGCTGCCCACAAGTCGGCGGACGTTCTCTCCGACGGCAACACTGTGAACGTCGCTTTCGCCGGCGGACGGAGGCGGTCTCGGGGCTTCTCCGCTCGCTACACGGTCGTGTGA
- the LOC113823769 gene encoding protein SpAN isoform X2: MAFEKTSLCLLLIPCLTLTQIIREEATPDHNIYYESEENTEEPHFVLSHRSNEEVTPDNQIYYNMDDRANTPKEGFIILPRPFEETNPDRVEAGELFDKDMLLTEAQWRDLALRKGLASQNYRWPEKDDFPYVPYRFIDSEVDQEAVMAGIAHWEQRTCIRFGLTTNFNQPHLKFQKGSGCWSYVGYISASTTGQDISIGFGCTSLGIVAHEIGHAIGFYHEQSRPDRDDSIHINEENIAYGRENNFAKKSDSLVDSQGIPYDYSSDMHYGGFGFSKNGRLTIATVDPRNQELIGRRDGLSHRDTHLANLMYGCIDKWKQACGMDSDPCQNGGYTGVDCSCVCPQGTSGSSCETLEEDYFASQRSDCSARITSPGTVTSPNYPSNYPYGVVCAKWVVAPECKLPRVTFTAFRLSDCWDKLEIRTSNRYDGDFYCGTSIAPGTSFTSTTNELILMFYTRTNYETGWSADVTFIDDPNCSPATTQAPTTQPPTTQPPTTQAPTTQPPTTQSPTTQPPTTQPPTTQPPTTQPPTTQPPTTQPPTTQPPTTQPPTTQPPTTQPPTTQPPTTQPPTTQPPTTQPPTTQPTTTPQPPPSCSLLSASVGVTWLSPYFGNDNYPNNFKCGIRGSTSSPYMATFKMNSFQLQKKKRRQCLDYVGIQIPYNRTVKLCGKRRGAVLVPVLNLRANFVTDNAITDVGFNFSITWEKTGCHQVIELSDDSATGVIQSPRFPKKYPKNSVCEWWIVAPEGKRIQLEFTQINIRDKKCLNAYIAVDRSGKASYLRDDSSLLCAAHKSADVLSDGNTVNVAFAGGRRRSRGFSARYTVV, encoded by the exons ATGGCGTTCGAGAAGACCTCCTTGTGTCTACTCCTCATTCCTTGCCTCACGTTGACTCAG ATCATACGCGAAGAGGCGACACCGGATCACAACATCTATTAC GAAAGCGAAGAGAACACCGAAGAACCGCATTTCGTTCTCAGCCAC AGATCCAATGAAGAGGTAACACCAGACAATCAGATATattat AATATGGATGACCGTGCTAATACACCTAAAGAAGGTTTCATTATTCTG CCGAGGCCCTTCGAGGAGACCAATCCCGACCGAGTCGAGGCCGGCGAGCTGTTCGACAAGGACATGCTGCTGACGGAGGCGCAGTGGAGGGACCTCGCCTTGAGGAAGGGCCTGGCCTCTCAGAACTACCGTTGGCCAGAAAAGGACGACTTCCCATACGTGCCTTACCGTTTCATTGACA GTGAGGTGGACCAGGAGGCAGTCATGGCTGGCATTGCGCATTGGGAGCAGCGAACTTGCATCAGGTTCGGCCTGACCACCAACTTCAACCAACCACACCTCAAGTTCCAGAAAGGTTCCGGATGCTGGTCATATGTTGGGTATATCTCTGCGTCTACCACTGGCCAAGACATCTCCATCGGTTTCGGGTGCACATCT CTCGGTATAGTCGCCCACGAAATCGGCCACGCCATCGGCTTCTACCACGAACAGTCCCGCCCGGATCGCGACGACAGCATCCACATCAATGAGGAAAACATCGCGTACGGAAGAGAAAACAACTTTGCCAAGAAATCCGACAGTCTTGTGGACAGCCAGGGAATTCCATACGATTACTCAAGTGACATGCATTACGGCGGATTT GGCTTCTCGAAGAACGGCCGCCTGACCATCGCCACGGTGGACCCCCGCAACCAGGAGCTGATCGGACGTCGCGACGGCCTGTCGCACCGGGACACGCACCTCGCCAACCTCATGTACGGATGTATCG ACAAGTGGAAGCAGGCGTGTGGCATGGACAGCGACCCCTGCCAGAATGGCGGGTACACGGGTGTAGACTGCTCTTGCGTGTGTCCGCAAGGAACATCCGGGTCTTCCTGCGAAACACTTGAAGAGGATTATTTTG CCTCGCAACGCAGCGACTGCAGTGCGCGCATCACAAGCCCTGGCACGGTCACCTCGCCCAACTACCCGAGTAACTACCCTTATG GAGTGGTATGTGCCAAGTGGGTTGTGGCACCTGAGTGCAAGCTGCCCAGAGTCACCTTCACTGCCTTCAGGCTCTCCGACTGTTGGGACAAGCTGGAGATTCGAACCAGCAACCGCTACGATGGCGACTT CTACTGCGGGACCAGCATCGCCCCGGGTACCTcgttcacctccaccaccaacgaGCTCATCCTGATGTTTTACACAAGGACCAATTACGAGACGGGTTGGTCTGCGGACGTCACTTTCATCGACGACCCCAACTGCAGCCCTGCTACCACTCAAGCACCAACCACTCAGCCACCGACCACACAGCCACCAACCACTCAAGCACCAACCACTCAGCCACCAACCACACAATCACCGACCACTCAGCCACCAACCACACAACCACCAACCACTCAGCCACCAACCACACAACCACCAACCACTCAGCCACCAACCACACAACCTCCAACCACTCAGCCACCAACCACACAACCACCAACCACTCAGCCACCAACCACACAACCACCAACCACTCAGCCACCAACCACACAACCACCAACCACTCAGCCACCAACCACACAACCACCAACCACTCAACCAACAACTACACCTCAACCCCCGCCAAGCTGTTCATTGCTCTCAGCCAGTGTAGGAGTCACTTGGCTTTCTCCATATTTTGGCAATGACAACTACCCCAACAACTTCAAGTGTGGAATCAGAGGAAGCACC TCATCACCCTATATGGCCACCTTCAAGATGAACTCCTTCCAGCTGCAGAAGAAGAAGCGTAGGCAGTGCCTTGACTACGTTGGGATTCAGATTCCTTACAATAGGACCGTGAA GCTCTGCGGCAAAAGGAGAGGGGCCGTCCTTGTCCCGGTCCTGAATCTAAGGGCCAACTTCGTCACCGACAACGCTATAACGGACGTCGGTTTCAACTTCAGCATCACATGGGAAAAAACTGGATGTCACCAAGTCATCGAACTTTCGGACGACTCCGCGACGGGCGTCATCCAGAGTCCGAGATTCCCGAAGAAATATCCCAAGAATTCCGTCTGCGAGTGGTGGATTGTG GCACCCGAGGGTAAAAGAATTCAACTGGAATTCACACAAATCAACATTCGGGACAAGAAGTGCCTTAATGCTTACATCGCAGTGGACAGGTCGGGCAAGGCCTCCTACCTGAGGGACGACAGCTCGCTTCTCTGCGCTGCCCACAAGTCGGCGGACGTTCTCTCCGACGGCAACACTGTGAACGTCGCTTTCGCCGGCGGACGGAGGCGGTCTCGGGGCTTCTCCGCTCGCTACACGGTCGTGTGA